One segment of Chitinivorax sp. B DNA contains the following:
- the ptsP gene encoding phosphoenolpyruvate--protein phosphotransferase, whose product MGISLHGIGVVGGIAIGHAHLMSHEEIDVAHYEIPADQVPAEQVRFDKAIRATRKELEMLWGSIPENAPAELGSFLSLHIMILNDNTLSREPRVLIEEQRCNAEWALKQQLDMLLAQFDEIEEEYLRERRADVMQVTERIFKALAGQPGSNGLLVPVAKNSILVAHELSPADMVLFKDHQFAAFVTDVGGATSHTAIVARSLDMPAVLALHHAHELIQEGELLIVDGIQGVVIVDPDDKILAEYKKRQTSWIQERKRLKGLKGKVPTTKDGVAVELLSNIELPSDLDQVRANGATGVGLFRSEFLFLGRDEMPCEDEQFEAYRAVAEEMGTLPTTIRTLDLGADKIPKWQKDDASINPALGLCGIRLCLAEPQMFRTQLRALLRASHYGNLQLLVPMLISITELSQTLMHIELAKQSLTDEGIPFNRNIRVGAMVETPAAVVMISSFLKYVDFISIGTNDLIQYTLAIDRGDDAVAHLYEPVHPAVLHLIHQTIKAADRVGVPVSVCGEMAGDHHLTRLLLGLGLRKFSMHPAHLLDVKQKVLNTDLIEIQQHINRMLKAEDSDKMRYLLDQLNAM is encoded by the coding sequence ATGGGGATCTCGCTGCACGGCATCGGCGTTGTAGGAGGAATTGCGATTGGACATGCGCATTTGATGTCGCATGAAGAAATCGATGTTGCTCACTATGAAATTCCCGCTGACCAGGTGCCAGCCGAGCAAGTCCGTTTTGACAAGGCCATTCGTGCTACCCGTAAGGAACTCGAGATGCTATGGGGCAGCATCCCGGAGAATGCGCCAGCTGAGTTGGGTTCCTTTTTGTCCCTGCATATCATGATCCTTAACGACAACACATTGTCACGTGAGCCGCGTGTGTTGATCGAAGAGCAGCGCTGTAATGCCGAATGGGCATTGAAGCAGCAATTGGACATGTTGCTTGCCCAGTTTGACGAGATTGAAGAAGAATATCTCCGTGAGCGTCGTGCTGATGTGATGCAGGTTACCGAGCGAATCTTCAAGGCACTGGCTGGCCAGCCCGGTTCCAATGGCCTGCTGGTACCTGTCGCCAAGAATAGCATCCTGGTCGCGCATGAGCTGAGTCCGGCAGACATGGTGTTGTTCAAGGATCACCAGTTTGCTGCTTTTGTCACGGACGTTGGCGGCGCTACTTCACATACTGCGATTGTGGCGCGTAGTCTTGATATGCCGGCCGTGTTGGCGTTGCACCATGCCCATGAGCTGATTCAGGAAGGTGAGCTGCTGATCGTCGATGGTATTCAAGGCGTAGTCATCGTCGATCCTGATGACAAGATCCTTGCCGAATACAAGAAACGGCAAACATCTTGGATACAAGAACGTAAACGACTGAAAGGCCTGAAGGGTAAGGTACCGACAACCAAGGATGGGGTGGCGGTCGAGTTGCTGTCCAACATCGAGTTGCCTTCCGATCTTGATCAGGTACGTGCCAATGGTGCAACTGGCGTGGGTCTGTTCCGTTCGGAGTTCCTGTTTCTGGGCCGCGATGAAATGCCTTGCGAGGACGAGCAGTTTGAAGCCTATCGGGCAGTGGCGGAAGAAATGGGTACATTACCCACCACAATTCGTACACTCGACTTAGGGGCTGACAAGATACCCAAATGGCAAAAGGACGATGCAAGCATCAATCCGGCGCTGGGCTTGTGCGGCATTCGCTTATGTTTGGCCGAACCACAGATGTTCCGTACTCAACTGCGTGCACTGCTGCGGGCATCACACTATGGTAACCTGCAATTGCTGGTGCCCATGCTGATCTCGATCACCGAGTTGTCGCAGACGCTGATGCACATCGAATTGGCCAAACAAAGCCTGACTGACGAAGGTATTCCATTCAACAGGAACATTCGTGTTGGTGCGATGGTGGAGACGCCTGCCGCCGTTGTGATGATTTCCAGTTTCCTGAAGTACGTGGATTTCATCTCGATCGGTACGAATGACCTGATCCAATATACTTTGGCCATTGATCGGGGTGACGATGCCGTCGCGCATTTGTATGAACCGGTCCACCCGGCTGTGTTGCATTTGATCCATCAAACCATCAAGGCGGCGGATCGGGTGGGTGTGCCGGTGTCGGTTTGTGGTGAAATGGCGGGCGATCATCACCTGACACGCTTGTTGTTGGGCCTGGGACTGCGCAAATTCTCGATGCATCCGGCACATCTGCTGGATGTGAAGCAAAAAGTGTTGAACACTGATCTGATTGAAATTCAGCAGCACATCAATCGCATGTTGAAGGCAGAAGATTCTGACAAGATGCGTTATCTGCTCGACCAGCTTAATGCCATGTAA
- a CDS encoding HPr family phosphocarrier protein produces the protein MLQRDIEIINKLGLHARASSKLTQTAARFKSDVFISRNGRRVNAKSIMGVMMLAAGRGSVIQLEVEGADEADALAALEALINDKFGEGE, from the coding sequence ATGCTGCAACGTGATATTGAAATCATCAACAAGCTGGGTTTGCATGCGCGCGCATCTAGCAAGCTGACGCAAACAGCAGCCCGATTCAAAAGCGATGTGTTCATCTCGCGTAATGGCCGCCGGGTCAACGCCAAAAGTATCATGGGCGTGATGATGTTGGCTGCAGGGCGCGGTAGCGTGATACAGCTGGAGGTGGAGGGGGCTGACGAGGCAGATGCGTTGGCAGCATTGGAGGCCTTGATCAATGATAAATTCGGTGAGGGTGAGTAA
- a CDS encoding PTS fructose transporter subunit IIA, with translation MVGLLLITHDELGSSLISCVKHILGPDLPGVAAMAISKQDDPADALARARNMLRELDEGDGVLIMSDIFGGTPSNIACRLIEAGRIEAIAGVSLPMLVRAITYRNATLDITVSKAITGGLEGVRYVLPGECNAAT, from the coding sequence ATGGTTGGTTTGTTACTGATAACACATGACGAGTTGGGCAGCAGCCTAATCTCGTGCGTCAAACACATTCTTGGGCCTGATTTGCCTGGCGTGGCTGCTATGGCCATCAGCAAGCAGGATGACCCGGCGGATGCACTGGCGCGCGCGCGCAATATGCTGCGGGAACTAGATGAGGGCGATGGGGTCCTGATCATGTCCGATATTTTCGGCGGTACGCCCAGCAATATTGCTTGTCGGCTGATTGAAGCCGGCCGCATCGAAGCCATTGCTGGTGTCAGCCTTCCAATGTTGGTGCGGGCCATCACTTATCGCAATGCGACATTGGATATCACCGTCAGCAAGGCCATCACGGGTGGTCTGGAAGGGGTGCGATACGTCTTGCCAGGGGAATGCAATGCTGCAACGTGA
- a CDS encoding FAD:protein FMN transferase: MSSWATTISRCLAGLALVLLAACSKEPYKQESFVLGTRVEIAILDEDEVKAKQAAAAVLADLDKLHRRFHAWQPSEITQLNEAFARGAQPQPAEADLLQLLRDARRFEAWSNGLFNPAMGGLIKAWGFHADTFESKLPDDAEIKRLLATKPSLQSLAIGDQSVASHNSANQLDLGGIAKGWALDREVAMLRKMGIKSALLNLGGNVIAIGKKGDDAWVVGIQHPSQNGPIATVELRDGEAIGTSGDYQRYFELFGKRYHHLIDPRTGYPAQGMQAATVLVQAGSQAGLLSDIVTKPLFIGGPASARDFITQFQVADVLMIDAKGKVYASDSMLKRLKWADEQPEVAKLP; this comes from the coding sequence ATGAGTTCCTGGGCGACAACTATCAGCCGTTGTCTGGCTGGATTGGCGCTGGTGCTGTTGGCAGCATGTTCGAAAGAGCCATATAAGCAGGAAAGTTTCGTATTGGGTACCCGCGTCGAAATTGCCATTCTGGATGAGGATGAAGTCAAGGCAAAGCAAGCTGCTGCGGCCGTATTGGCGGATTTGGACAAACTGCATCGGCGTTTTCATGCATGGCAGCCTTCCGAGATTACCCAACTGAACGAAGCTTTTGCCCGTGGCGCGCAGCCCCAACCGGCTGAGGCAGATTTGTTGCAACTATTGCGCGATGCTCGTCGTTTCGAGGCTTGGTCGAATGGTTTGTTCAATCCGGCCATGGGTGGTTTGATCAAGGCCTGGGGTTTTCATGCCGATACGTTCGAATCCAAATTACCTGATGACGCCGAGATCAAGCGCCTGCTCGCGACCAAGCCCAGCTTGCAGTCACTGGCCATTGGCGACCAATCAGTCGCCAGTCATAACAGTGCGAATCAACTGGATCTGGGTGGCATTGCCAAAGGTTGGGCGCTTGATCGCGAGGTGGCCATGTTACGAAAGATGGGCATCAAGAGTGCTTTACTGAACCTTGGCGGTAATGTCATTGCGATTGGTAAGAAAGGGGATGATGCCTGGGTCGTGGGGATTCAACATCCGAGCCAGAATGGCCCCATTGCGACAGTTGAGTTGCGGGATGGCGAAGCGATCGGTACGTCGGGGGATTATCAACGTTATTTCGAACTGTTTGGCAAACGCTACCACCATTTGATCGATCCACGAACCGGATATCCAGCTCAAGGTATGCAGGCTGCCACGGTTCTGGTACAAGCCGGATCGCAGGCAGGCCTGCTCTCCGATATTGTCACCAAACCACTGTTTATTGGTGGGCCAGCCAGCGCACGTGATTTCATCACCCAGTTTCAGGTAGCGGATGTGTTGATGATCGACGCCAAGGGTAAGGTGTATGCAAGTGATAGCATGCTGAAACGATTGAAATGGGCTGATGAACAACCTGAAGTGGCCAAGTTGCCATAA
- the gshB gene encoding glutathione synthase, with amino-acid sequence MKIAILLDPLDSLKIYKDSTFAMMKEAADRGHEIHVLLQHELFVCDGKVQATIRQLHLTGDETHWYRLAPTLERPLSDFDAVLMRKDPPFDTEYLYTTHLLELAQLQGARVFNNPRALRDYNEKLAILRFPEFITPTLVTREPDQIRAFLALHGDIILKPLDGMGGMGIFRLTQSDPNLGSILETQLQQGTRTVMVQRFIPEIVRGDKRILLIDGEAVPYCLARIPKQGETRGNLAAGGRGVAQPLSDKDWEIARALGPHLKTEGLLLVGLDVIGDCLTEVNVTSPTCFQEITQQMGFDVASMFIDGLERAVA; translated from the coding sequence ATGAAGATTGCAATTCTGCTTGATCCACTCGACAGCCTGAAAATCTACAAAGATTCGACTTTTGCCATGATGAAAGAGGCAGCCGACCGTGGTCATGAGATTCATGTGCTGTTGCAGCATGAATTGTTTGTATGTGATGGCAAGGTGCAGGCTACGATCCGTCAGCTGCATCTAACTGGGGACGAAACGCATTGGTATCGTCTGGCGCCCACTCTGGAGCGGCCGCTAAGTGATTTTGATGCGGTGCTGATGCGTAAAGACCCTCCATTTGATACGGAGTACCTCTATACCACCCACCTGCTGGAGCTGGCGCAGTTGCAAGGTGCCCGGGTGTTCAATAATCCGCGTGCGTTGCGCGACTACAACGAGAAGCTGGCCATTCTCCGTTTCCCTGAATTCATTACACCAACCTTGGTGACGCGTGAACCAGATCAGATCCGGGCATTTCTTGCGCTGCATGGTGACATCATTCTCAAGCCACTGGATGGTATGGGGGGCATGGGCATCTTTCGTCTGACACAGTCGGACCCGAATCTGGGCAGCATCTTGGAGACCCAACTGCAGCAAGGGACGCGGACCGTGATGGTGCAACGTTTCATCCCTGAAATTGTTCGTGGTGACAAGCGGATTCTGTTGATTGATGGTGAAGCAGTCCCATATTGCTTGGCACGCATCCCCAAACAAGGTGAGACCCGCGGCAATCTGGCCGCTGGTGGTCGTGGTGTGGCGCAACCTCTGTCTGACAAGGACTGGGAAATCGCCCGCGCACTAGGGCCGCATTTGAAGACAGAAGGCCTGTTGCTGGTAGGGCTGGATGTAATTGGTGACTGCCTGACTGAAGTCAATGTCACCAGCCCTACCTGCTTCCAGGAAATCACACAACAAATGGGCTTTGATGTGGCAAGTATGTTTATCGATGGTTTGGAAAGGGCGGTGGCATGA
- a CDS encoding glycoside hydrolase family 16 protein: MKTRYLTGLVLVTSLTIAMGHAKTINFSGYTWEVRNAATGGPGPNRWDENNVWVDSQGHLHLKISYRNGQWRAAELFLPQRLGFGTYQFKLIGRPDLFDDNVVLGLFNYTRPDVGPDATNEIDIEFARWGSAANPMGNYTVYPAVAGLRHSSRTFDVRLNGDYSTHRFNWTSRQVAYQSLHGHQDGNLYEMSRWLFNPIDYKRLVPQKPLPVHMNLWLFQGKPPKNSKEVEIIVSEFKFTPTPR, encoded by the coding sequence ATGAAAACACGCTATTTGACAGGCTTGGTACTGGTTACTAGCTTAACCATCGCTATGGGTCATGCCAAAACGATCAATTTCTCCGGTTATACATGGGAGGTACGCAATGCCGCCACAGGCGGCCCCGGCCCCAATCGCTGGGATGAAAACAATGTCTGGGTAGATTCGCAGGGCCACCTGCATCTGAAAATATCTTATCGAAACGGCCAATGGCGTGCCGCCGAACTATTCCTACCACAACGTCTTGGGTTTGGTACCTATCAGTTCAAGCTGATCGGACGACCAGATCTGTTTGACGATAACGTGGTCCTGGGTCTGTTCAATTACACCCGGCCAGATGTAGGACCTGATGCCACCAACGAGATCGACATCGAATTTGCGCGCTGGGGCAGTGCAGCCAATCCGATGGGCAACTATACCGTCTATCCCGCTGTTGCCGGCTTGCGGCATTCCTCACGTACCTTCGATGTCCGCCTGAATGGCGATTACAGCACACATCGTTTCAATTGGACGTCACGTCAGGTGGCTTACCAGTCGTTACACGGCCACCAAGATGGAAACCTATATGAGATGAGCCGATGGTTATTCAACCCAATTGATTACAAGCGACTGGTACCACAAAAACCACTACCTGTTCACATGAACCTTTGGCTATTCCAAGGCAAACCGCCCAAGAATAGCAAGGAGGTTGAAATCATCGTGTCCGAGTTCAAATTCACTCCCACACCTCGTTGA
- a CDS encoding M20/M25/M40 family metallo-hydrolase, producing MHFPFKLNLLISACVLWATTAQGAAVEPVLELARKEKSVLLDSLKDLVSIESGSRDLEGLDRLAMHIASKLTALGGTVDMLDANADVYRMEDTPDQLGKMVKATFTGKGSKKILMIAHMDTVYQPGQLAQQPFRIDGDKAYGLGISDDKQGIAVIMHTISILNSLRFQDYGTLTVLINADEELSSPGSRNMIAKLGAEHDVVLSFEATRAASDKLELATSGIASANLVVRGKASHAGAAPEQGVNALYELSHQILQMRDLSDPANGVKVNWTIANAGLTRNVIPAGAKASADVRVLKVEDYDKVEQTLRERVKKQLLPDAKVELNFERRRPPLELSQATRDLAGHAKSIYQELGKNLVIDLEAHGGGTDAAFAALKTKAPVLERMGLQGYGAHTADAEYILVSSIEPRLYLVTRLIMDVAQGK from the coding sequence ATGCATTTTCCATTCAAACTGAATCTGTTGATTTCGGCATGTGTGCTATGGGCCACAACGGCTCAGGGTGCGGCTGTAGAACCGGTTTTGGAGCTAGCCAGAAAGGAAAAGTCAGTATTGCTGGATAGTTTGAAGGACCTGGTTTCAATCGAATCCGGCAGTCGCGATCTGGAGGGTTTGGACAGACTGGCCATGCATATTGCCAGCAAACTGACCGCATTGGGGGGCACGGTCGACATGCTGGATGCCAATGCTGATGTGTACCGGATGGAAGACACGCCGGATCAGTTGGGCAAAATGGTCAAGGCCACCTTCACAGGTAAAGGCAGCAAGAAGATTCTGATGATTGCTCATATGGATACCGTTTATCAGCCTGGCCAATTAGCGCAACAGCCATTCCGGATAGACGGCGACAAAGCTTACGGCTTGGGTATCTCGGATGATAAACAAGGTATTGCAGTGATCATGCACACGATTTCAATCCTGAATTCGTTGCGATTCCAGGATTATGGCACCTTAACGGTACTGATCAATGCTGACGAGGAGTTGAGTTCGCCCGGATCGCGCAACATGATTGCGAAGCTGGGGGCCGAACATGATGTCGTACTCTCGTTTGAAGCCACACGCGCTGCGTCCGACAAGCTGGAGCTGGCAACCAGTGGTATTGCCTCGGCCAATCTAGTGGTTCGAGGTAAGGCTTCTCATGCGGGGGCAGCACCGGAACAGGGGGTCAATGCACTGTATGAGTTGTCTCATCAGATATTGCAGATGCGAGATTTGTCCGATCCGGCCAATGGGGTGAAAGTGAATTGGACTATCGCTAACGCAGGCCTGACTCGTAATGTCATTCCTGCAGGGGCGAAAGCTTCGGCTGATGTACGTGTATTGAAGGTGGAAGACTACGACAAGGTTGAACAAACACTGCGTGAACGGGTGAAAAAGCAGCTATTACCTGACGCCAAGGTTGAGTTGAATTTTGAGCGTCGTCGCCCTCCGTTGGAGTTGTCGCAAGCCACGCGGGATTTGGCAGGCCATGCCAAATCCATTTATCAGGAATTGGGTAAGAATTTGGTGATTGACCTGGAAGCTCATGGCGGTGGTACGGATGCGGCGTTTGCCGCGCTCAAAACCAAAGCACCAGTGTTGGAACGTATGGGGTTACAGGGTTATGGCGCCCATACAGCCGACGCGGAATATATCCTAGTGAGCTCAATTGAACCACGTCTGTATCTGGTAACGCGATTGATCATGGATGTCGCACAGGGTAAGTAA
- a CDS encoding transporter substrate-binding domain-containing protein produces MPFCVSKPIQRWLYIYLLLVGNAFANTTVTYPAPESADDVRFRDVIELLKTALDKTAGEMGPAILKPSDSGMTEARYMEELKAGRSINVAWSSTSVDKEKEFIPIRICLRKGLLGYRLSLISKNKQAEIDKVKTLDDLKKLTLGQGIGWGDVKLYEANGIKVTTAKYDGLFPMAAAGRIDLFPRGITEAIDEYEQRKKANPDLVIEKGLLIHYPWPFYIFVNKKDKALADRIEKGFRTMLKDGSYDVIFKKYNQTAIDKGQVKGRRVIEVANPMLPKETPLSDASLWFDPTK; encoded by the coding sequence ATGCCATTCTGTGTTTCCAAGCCAATTCAACGTTGGCTGTACATCTATCTGTTACTGGTCGGCAACGCGTTTGCCAATACCACTGTGACCTACCCTGCGCCAGAATCTGCCGATGACGTCCGTTTCCGGGATGTAATCGAACTACTGAAAACGGCGCTGGATAAAACTGCTGGTGAAATGGGTCCCGCTATATTGAAGCCTTCCGACAGTGGCATGACCGAAGCGCGGTATATGGAAGAACTGAAGGCAGGCCGCAGCATCAATGTGGCCTGGAGCTCAACCTCGGTAGACAAGGAAAAAGAGTTCATCCCGATTCGCATCTGCCTTCGCAAAGGCTTATTGGGCTACCGGCTATCGTTGATCTCAAAAAACAAACAAGCAGAAATCGACAAGGTGAAAACGCTTGATGACCTGAAAAAGCTGACATTGGGCCAAGGAATTGGCTGGGGAGACGTCAAACTGTATGAAGCCAACGGCATCAAAGTCACCACAGCAAAGTACGATGGCTTGTTCCCGATGGCAGCAGCTGGCCGGATTGATTTGTTCCCACGTGGTATCACCGAAGCGATTGACGAATATGAACAACGCAAAAAGGCCAACCCGGATCTGGTCATCGAAAAAGGGTTATTGATCCACTACCCATGGCCGTTCTATATCTTCGTCAACAAAAAAGATAAAGCCTTGGCTGATCGCATTGAAAAGGGCTTCCGTACCATGCTGAAAGATGGGTCCTATGATGTGATCTTCAAAAAGTACAACCAGACTGCCATCGATAAAGGCCAAGTGAAGGGCAGGCGGGTCATCGAAGTGGCCAATCCGATGCTACCGAAGGAAACACCATTGTCCGATGCCAGCCTATGGTTCGATCCAACCAAGTAA
- a CDS encoding transporter substrate-binding domain-containing protein, with amino-acid sequence MWYLRYTRHWHVVWLALCLLFPVQSIAMLTVIYPQSESTSDPRFEDVQTLLRTALNATTPEFGPYELLPSNQPMNEARYLRELKIGKTVNVVWSSTSVQKERDFLPIRIPLRKSLMGYRIALINQDKQDDLNRIQTVEDLASLTIGQGMGWGDVDLYNANGLKVLTTRYDSLFAMVNIGRVDIFPRGINEIFKEQETFGPQFSKLAIEKHLVIYYPWPYYFFVNRNNPELAKRLETGLRQMILDGTFEQIFQRYHKQSMERANIRQRRIIRLTNPFLPPDTPLQDKTLWNDPER; translated from the coding sequence ATGTGGTATCTGCGCTACACAAGACACTGGCATGTTGTTTGGCTAGCACTTTGCCTGCTGTTCCCTGTTCAATCCATCGCGATGTTGACGGTCATTTACCCCCAATCGGAATCAACCAGCGATCCACGCTTCGAAGATGTCCAGACACTGCTACGTACAGCACTGAATGCCACTACACCAGAATTCGGCCCCTATGAACTGCTGCCATCCAATCAACCTATGAACGAGGCACGCTACCTACGTGAACTGAAGATTGGTAAAACCGTCAATGTCGTCTGGAGCTCCACTTCCGTGCAAAAAGAGCGGGATTTTCTGCCGATCCGCATCCCATTACGGAAAAGCCTGATGGGCTATCGTATTGCCCTGATCAATCAGGATAAGCAGGATGACCTCAATCGTATCCAAACCGTTGAAGATCTGGCCAGTCTGACCATTGGCCAAGGGATGGGATGGGGTGATGTAGACCTTTACAATGCGAATGGCCTGAAAGTACTGACCACCCGCTATGACAGCTTGTTTGCCATGGTCAACATAGGACGGGTGGATATATTTCCACGTGGCATCAATGAAATATTCAAGGAGCAAGAAACGTTTGGCCCGCAATTTAGCAAGTTGGCTATCGAGAAGCATTTAGTGATCTATTACCCCTGGCCCTATTACTTCTTTGTTAACCGCAACAATCCGGAGCTGGCCAAACGACTGGAAACAGGCTTGCGCCAGATGATCTTGGACGGAACATTCGAACAAATCTTCCAGCGCTACCATAAACAGTCCATGGAACGAGCCAATATTCGCCAACGCCGCATCATCCGGCTGACCAATCCGTTCTTGCCGCCTGACACTCCGCTACAAGACAAAACCCTGTGGAACGACCCTGAAAGGTAA